The genomic window CCGAGACCGGCGCTGATGCGCCGGTCTCGTGGTCATTTCTGCAAGAACGCGAAGGCGTCTTGCAGTTCGCTCAATCCGGCCCGCAGCGCCGGAACGGCCGGTCCGGCCCGCAGCACCTCCCGCGAGACGGTCGGCACCGCGGCCGCCAGCATCGCCTCCGGCACCAGGTCACGGATGTTTTCCGGCCCGCCACCCTGGGCACCGACGCCGGGCATCAGGATCGGCCCGTTGAGCGCGGACAGGTCCGGCGCCTCGGTCAAGGTCGCGCCGATCACGACGCCGACCGAGCCGAATTCCGCGCCCGCGTTGCACGCGGCCGCCTCGTCGACCATCACCTGGGCGATGGTCCGGCCGTCGGCTGCGGCCACCCGTTGCACCTGTGCCCCTTCGGGATTCGAGGTGGCGGCGAGCACGAAGACACCGCGACGATTGGCCTCGGCGAGAGCCAAAGCCGGTGCCAGCGAACCGAATCCGAGATACGGCGAAACCGTAACGGCGTCCGACCCGAGCGGGCCGTCGGCGAGCCAGGCGTGCGCGTAGGCGTCCATGGTGGAGCCGATGTCGCCGCGCTTGGCATCGGCCAGCACCAGGGTGCCGGAGGCGCGCAGCACCTCGATGGTGCGCTCCAGCACCGCGATTCCGGCCGAGCCGTAGGTCTCGAAGAAGGCGACCTGCGGCTTGACCAGCGCGACGCACCCGTCGAAGGCCTCGACGCAGATCTCCGCGAACTTCTCCAGTCCATCCGCGTCGGCGGTGAGACCCCACGACTCCAGCAGGCCGGGATGCGGGTCGATGCCGACGCACACGGGGCCGAAATGCCGCATGGCGTGCTGCAATCGGCCGCCGAAGGACGTCATCGGTGCCGCCCCGTCCCGCGCTGCCTGATCCGAACCGGGCTCATCCACGCAGCACCGAATGCAATTCCTGCAGCGAACGCACCCCGATCCCGCCGTTGATGCTCGCCTCGATGCCCTGCACGGCGGCCGCCGCGCCCTGCACCGTGGTGATGCACGGGATGTTCACACCGACCGCGGCACTGCGGATTTCGTACCCGTCTACGCGCGGGCCGGAGTTGCCGTAGGGGGTGTTGAAGACCATGTCGATCTCGCCGTCCCTGATCTGCTCGACGATCGTCGGCTGCGGCAGGGCGTCCGGACCACCGG from Nocardia iowensis includes these protein-coding regions:
- the pyrF gene encoding orotidine-5'-phosphate decarboxylase, whose protein sequence is MTSFGGRLQHAMRHFGPVCVGIDPHPGLLESWGLTADADGLEKFAEICVEAFDGCVALVKPQVAFFETYGSAGIAVLERTIEVLRASGTLVLADAKRGDIGSTMDAYAHAWLADGPLGSDAVTVSPYLGFGSLAPALALAEANRRGVFVLAATSNPEGAQVQRVAAADGRTIAQVMVDEAAACNAGAEFGSVGVVIGATLTEAPDLSALNGPILMPGVGAQGGGPENIRDLVPEAMLAAAVPTVSREVLRAGPAVPALRAGLSELQDAFAFLQK